Proteins from one Cyclopterus lumpus isolate fCycLum1 chromosome 11, fCycLum1.pri, whole genome shotgun sequence genomic window:
- the rpa3 gene encoding replication protein A 14 kDa subunit produces MAGILELPKPRITCALLSQYISRPVCFVGRVEKVHPTGKSFTVADGEGKIATVELNDPLEEELSGIVEVIGMVSNKGAILASTYNLLREDRGIPFDLELYTEALKVIHEFPQHYPFEVAASG; encoded by the exons ATGGCCGGAATACTGGAGCTCCCCAAACCCAGAATAACCTGCGCGCTGCTGTCGCAGTACATAAGCAGACCGGTCTGCTTCGTTGGGCGCGTGGAGAAG GTTCACCCGACGGGGAAGTCGTTCACTGTCGCGGATGGAGAAGGGAAGATCGCAACAGTTGAGCTGAACGACCCT CTTGAAGAAGAGCTGAGCGGTATTGTGGAGGTCATCGGCATGGTGTCCAACAAAGGAGCTATATTGGCCAGCACATACAACCTGCTGCGAGAGGACAGGGGCATCCCCTTTG ACCTAGAACTCTACACTGAAGCCCTGAAAGTCATCCATGAATTCCCGCAGCACTACCCATTCGAAGTGGCTGCGAGTGGATGA